A region of Nakaseomyces glabratus chromosome E, complete sequence DNA encodes the following proteins:
- the MAK10 gene encoding Mak10p (CAGL0E04136g~Ortholog(s) have peptide alpha-N-acetyltransferase activity, role in N-terminal protein amino acid acetylation, macroautophagy and NatC complex localization), which yields MRELGASMESLSLETPTVRDGLVDVTALFMEMGKKLKPETIVKDSKFNLFDGTHSLEVNNEKLDSTMIQLTPEELQFDVGVAYGEELDASTDDPSKLDIVIAISDRLLRSIISWLNDYQSLPTTVLSCIYVEHVLKYYMMDENADQNDITCLETGDPFYDQVLNSIIIGVCNFMGFMYKVLTAGVIFEEEDLNFNHMGLNNFSMLPGINESLRALEVSRTYLDNLLDTMPSHDSKINRLRLLLNVTETLVKFEYLVDCSSEKGEQLLNVLETSAKSLIEQGPFSIPPPLGAFSMGIQRKLTNQFPPKKLIEPKFNFAGYIIISEHVKLVNKLKTLNTAKDIFTFALYFNKLSQKHVLARALFSLILIKPDQSILNKHSIIDFLQMHLKEISGRDWIIGEAIDYELQGILQEAGNVLLEFYQNAAQNTCRYRQGYNRQILLWDSLQAQLESKSSDISVSQADIDTVTGDKEEGSVFIYVCASWVYIMKLTAMTEFILKGFELDIYKPYESFSMYWYCYCLQLHLKDCLEKLINLVSDKMNSIYAINKKMKKLKAGEKKENVRKQYRHAMDSIMPDLKESTCTLSLLLKKCEIHRALCLGEVLQFAILRSYQLIDGEIGNKLIVSNRKLLHDLRFKTFSSIGVPELPSYDVFKKTLSDFTVQEPLFDLKMEKTLKCITNELTVAEKNLAEIIALLEENSNSSEDFAGYDAVKNETHDYYDTISKSIMEIKNNVTALVKNHNNYVHDKGNYEMMLTKPDKASPYYVVMDMVEKRSHHKT from the coding sequence ATGAGAGAACTGGGGGCGTCAATGGAGAGTTTGTCCCTAGAAACGCCTACGGTGCGTGATGGACTTGTGGATGTCACTGCACTGTTTATGGAGATGGGCAAGAAGTTGAAGCCCGAGACTATTGTGAAAGATTCAAAGTTTAACTTGTTTGATGGGACACACTCATTGGAGGTGAATAACGAGAAACTGGATTCAACGATGATACAATTGACACCAGAGGAGTTGCAATTTGATGTTGGTGTGGCGTATGGGGAGGAGCTTGATGCCAGCACGGATGATCCCAGCAAATTGGATATAGTGATAGCTATATCAGATCGACTTTTGAGATCAATCATCTCATGGCTTAATGATTATCAATCTCTGCCGACAACTGTACTGAGTTGCATATATGTGGAACACGTACTGAAATACTACATGATGGATGAGAATGCAGACCAAAACGACATAACCTGCTTAGAGACAGGCGATCCATTTTATGACCAAGTGTTGAACAGTATAATTATTGGAGTGTGCAATTTTATGGGATTTATGTATAAAGTTCTCACCGCGGGAgttatatttgaagaggaagatCTAAATTTCAACCACATGGGACTCAATAACTTTAGTATGCTTCCGGGTATAAATGAATCATTGCGTGCATTGGAGGTAAGTAGAACGTATTTAGATAATTTGTTGGATACTATGCCCAGCCATGATTCCAAAATCAATAGACTACGATTATTGTTGAATGTTACCGAAACTTTGGTAAAATTCGAATATCTAGTCGATTGTTCCTCTGAGAAAGGGGAGCAACTATTGAACGTGTTGGAGACATCAGCAAAGTCACTCATTGAGCAGGGacctttttcaattccGCCACCTTTGGGTGCTTTTTCGATGGGTATCCAAAGAAAGTTAACGAACCAATTTCCAccaaagaaattaataGAGCCCAAGTTTAACTTTGCGGGTTATATCATTATTTCAGAACATGTTAAGTTGGTTAATAAGCTGAAGACTTTGAATACTGCTAAGGATATATTTACGTTTGCACTttatttcaacaaattgaGTCAAAAACATGTTCTTGCAAGGGCATTGTTCTCTTTAATATTGATTAAGCCGGATCAATCAATTCTTAATAAGCATTCAATCATCGATTTTCTTCAGATGCACCTTAAAGAAATATCGGGAAGAGACTGGATTATCGGAGAAGCTATAGATTATGAATTACAAGGCATATTACAGGAAGCTGGCAATGTTCTTCTTGAGTTCTATCAAAATGCCGCACAGAATACCTGTAGATATCGACAGGGTTACAACAGACAAATTTTGTTATGGGATTCGTTGCAAGCACAATTAGAATCCAAGAGTTCTGATATTTCAGTGTCACAGGCAGACATTGATACAGTTACGGGAGATAAAGAAGAGGGATCtgtttttatttatgtCTGTGCGTCGTGGGTTTATATCATGAAGCTCACTGCAATGACtgaatttattttaaaaGGTTTCGAATTAGATATATACAAGCCATATGAATCATTTTCCATGTATTGGTATTGTTATTGCTTGCAGCTTCATCTAAAGGATTGCCTCGAGAAGCTAATAAATTTGGTGTCTGATAAAATGAATAGCATTTATGcgataaacaaaaaaatgaaaaagttGAAAGCTGgcgaaaaaaaagagaatgtAAGAAAACAATATCGTCATGCAATGGACAGTATAATGCCTGACTTAAAAGAAAGCACATGTACATTGTCTTTATTACTAAAGAAATGTGAAATTCATAGGGCTTTGTGTTTGGGGGAAGTGTTGCAGTTTGCAATATTGAGATCTTATCAGTTAATTGATGGAGAGATTGGCAATAAATtaattgtttcaaataGAAAATTATTGCATGATCTGCGATTCAAaacattttcatcaattggtGTACCTGAACTCCCCTCATATGATGTCTTCAAGAAAACATTGAGTGATTTCACTGTCCAGGAGCCattatttgatttgaaaatggAGAAAACATTAAAATGTATAACTAACGAACTCACAGTAGCAGAAAAAAATCTTGCTGAAATTATTGCCCTTCTCGAAGAAAATAGCAATAGTAGCGAAGACTTTGCTGGATATGACGCTGTCAAAAATGAAACTCATGACTATTACGATACTATTAGCAAGTCGATCAtggaaattaaaaataatgtaaCTGCACTTGTGAAAAATCACAACAATTATGTTCATGATAAAGGTAATTATGAAATGATGCTGACTAAGCCAGATAAGGCAAGTCCCTATTATGTTGTCATGGATATGGTAGAGAAGCGCAGCCATCATAAAACTTAG
- a CDS encoding histidine phosphatase family protein (CAGL0E04158g~Ortholog(s) have acid phosphatase activity, role in dephosphorylation, intracellular sterol transport and cytoplasm, nucleus localization) gives MHNCTCTCHAECSKPLKKPRLIILVRHGESESNRDKGVNEKIPNHLIPLTSRGWSEARNAGVELLKLLNMDGNCKSVIESLSQKYRVEDDRRNMLKTSECNNMKKKIDRSIVFYTSPYRRTKETLKGILEIIDDFNEISAEIKLTEDEKYEPCSKKKHAIWPNNMMIPVGEYENNTHTALKHKDTCCYLRYKVKDDPRIREQDFGNYQNVSSMNDVMEERKNYGHFFYRFPQGESAADVYDRVASFQESLFRKFERRTEANHRDVVVLVTHGIFARIFLMKWFRWTYEEYESFINVPNGCLIVMELDEATDRYVLKTELPKWTTNTA, from the coding sequence atgcacAACTGTACGTGCACTTGCCATGCAGAGTGTTCGAAACCTCTAAAGAAGCCACGTCTCATAATTCTAGTGAGACATGGTGAAAGTGAGTCTAACCGTGATAAAGGTGTCAATGAGAAAATACCCAACCACTTGATACCTCTGACTTCTCGAGGATGGAGTGAGGCAAGAAATGCTGGTGTGGAACTACTGAAACTACTCAATATGGATGGGAATTGTAAATCAGTGATCGAGAGTTTATCACAAAAGTATAGAGTTGAAGATGATAGAAGAAATATGCTAAAAACTTCAGAATGTAATaacatgaaaaaaaaaatagatcGATCAATTGTCTTTTATACTTCACCTTATAGAAGAACTAAGGAAACATTAAAAGGTATCTTGGAAATTATTGACGATTTTAACGAAATCAGCGCCGAAATTAAATTAACTGAAGATGAGAAGTACGAACCTTGTTCAAAAAAGAAGCATGCTATTTGGCCTAACAACATGATGATACCGGTCGGGgaatatgaaaataatacacACACAGCACTCAAACATAAGGATACATGCTGCTATCTCCGCTATAAAGTCAAAGATGATCCTCGAATAAGAGAACAGGACTTTGGAAACTATCAAAATGTTAGTAGTATGAATGATGTCAtggaagaaagaaaaaactacgggcattttttttatagaTTTCCACAAGGAGAGAGCGCTGCCGATGTCTATGATAGGGTAGCGAGTTTCCAGGAATCTCTGTTCagaaaatttgaaagaaggACAGAAGCAAATCATAGagatgttgttgttttagTAACACATGGTATCTTTGCGAGGATATTTCTGATGAAATGGTTTCGTTGGACATATGAAGAGTACGAGTCGTTTATAAACGTTCCTAATGGTTGTTTAATTGTAATGGAGCTAGATGAAGCTACCGATAGATACGTTCTAAAAACAGAACTTCCAAAATGGACCACTAATACTGCCtga
- the ALG14 gene encoding N-acetylglucosaminyldiphosphodolichol N-acetylglucosaminyltransferase anchoring subunit ALG14 (CAGL0E04180g~Ortholog(s) have endoplasmic reticulum localization), producing MPFLSTAHLCALLLILGCFYIGRLIKVIPILRFACAGEAEIKPLFIQPKSNDGIHLFVFLGSGGHTGEMLRLLQNHQEVLLNKRNTFYIGYSDDDSKARFLSMVEKYDFKAERIHFYPFAKAREVNAGPIASIVTISKTLLTGFTNVLSIKMNTLGQPHLTLLNGPGTCCIINFWLKLLEWLIYIPYLSNGSNVVYIESLARIESLSLTGKILYLLADVFVVQWEELKVRKAPRSEYYGILV from the coding sequence ATGCCTTTTCTCAGTACAGCACATTTGTGTGCTCTGCTTTTGATATTGGGGTGTTTTTACATTGGAAGGTTAATTAAAGTCATACCTATACTAAGGTTTGCTTGTGCTGGAGAAGCTGAAATAAAGCCCTTATTCATACAGCCGAAATCAAACGATGGTATACACCTCTTTGTATTCTTAGGTTCTGGTGGTCACACTGGTGAGATGCTACGATTATTACAGAATCATCAAGAAGTACTACTGAATAAAAGGAATACTTTTTATATAGGCTATTCAGATGATGACTCTAAGGCTAGGTTTTTGTCAATGGTGGAAAAGTATGACTTTAAAGCAGAACGAATACATTTTTATCCATTTGCTAAAGCAAGAGAAGTTAATGCTGGTCCAATTGCTAGTATTGTAACCATTTCGAAAACTTTACTTACTGGGTTCACAAATGTTCTGTCGATTAAGATGAACACTTTGGGTCAACCCCATCTTACATTGCTGAATGGACCAGGCACTTGTTgtataataaatttttgGTTGAAGTTGTTAGAATGGCTCATTTACATACCCTATTTGTCAAACGGTTCTAATGTTGTCTATATTGAATCGTTAGCTAGGATTGAGAGTCTCAGCTTAACTGGCAAAATTCTGTACTTACTAGCTGATGTATTTGTCGTCCAGTGGGAAGAATTGAAGGTTAGAAAGGCACCAAGGTCTGAGTATTACGGTATATTAGTTTAA
- a CDS encoding uncharacterized protein (CAGL0E04224g~Protein of unknown function): MLRQKKNNNGTSKRNSMFLDSFFLGDHSKTNTDVHSSRSKHTSSIQTKNISQPTLKSSSRIKPLMSTPLRNGDSKDMGRGRLQRSSMVLDNNMVRDYNLALKHLDTIATDESEQTGNSDTNSNSSLSVSEKSGTSSIFSTKDTSQYREAELDLQALMFEDCITDEENLCDEVIIMGKNKSLIKIYDNINRKKIEDQLILDTTEFGNIITQKTFDTSYKRSNLEF; this comes from the coding sequence atgctcagacaaaagaaaaataacaatGGCACAAGTAAGAGAAATTCGATGTTCTTggattctttctttctagGAGATCATTCCAAAACCAACACAGATGTCCACAGCAGCAGATCAAAACATACAAGTAGCATACAAACGAAGAATATATCACAGCCAACTCTGAAATCATCAAGTAGGATAAAACCGCTGATGAGTACCCCACTGAGAAATGGAGATAGCAAAGACATGGGAAGAGGTAGATTACAAAGAAGTAGTATGGTTTTGGACAACAATATGGTAAGAGATTATAATCTAGCGCTAAAGCATTTGGACACAATCGCAACTGATGAGAGTGAGCAAACTGGCAATAGTGATACGAACTCTAATAGTTCTCTGTCTGTTTCTGAAAAGAGCGGaacatcatcaatattttccaCAAAAGATACTTCACAATATAGAGAAGCTGAACTTGACCTACAGGCTCTTATGTTTGAAGATTGTATAACTGACGAAGAAAACCTTTGCGATGAGGTAATTATTATgggaaaaaataaatctttGATTAAGATATATGATAACATAAACAGGAAAAAGATAGAAGATCAGCTAATATTAGATACTACTGAGTTTGGCAATATAATAACACAAAAGACATTCGATACTTCATATAAAAGGTCAAACTTGgaattttaa
- the CGI121 gene encoding Cgi121p (CAGL0E04246g~Ortholog(s) have role in positive regulation of transcription from RNA polymerase II promoter, regulation of cell aging, telomere maintenance via recombination and EKC/KEOPS complex, cytosol, nucleus localization) — MNFKIPQFPDFEISITAFENVTNSESIRSKVATLPYAFLDARMIYSQEQLYAALYRVLVEQNYNKLRTKTIHSEIMLCLSPTSNIGDAFKKFGIKEDSSTVICLHIKDRSDEPELPSLSSIVEGQEISLSKEFINQHRDIGMVGHVYKINGEMIENSTEDQVSSMIVNMIQLRGL; from the coding sequence ATGAATTTTAAAATACCTCAATTTCCTGACTTTGAGATTTCTATTACAGCGTTTGAAAATGTTACAAATAGCGAAAGCATACGGTCTAAGGTGGCTACACTCCCTTATGCCTTCCTTGATGCCAGAATGATTTACTCTCAGGAACAGCTGTATGCTGCTTTATACAGAGTTCTGGTAGAGCAGAACTATAACAAACTTAGGACCAAGACCATACATTCTGAAATTATGTTATGTTTATCTCCAACATCTAATATTGGTGATgcttttaaaaaattcGGCATAAAAGAGGATAGTAGCACGGTAATTTGTCTTCATATTAAAGATAGATCTGATGAGCCGGAACTACCTTCTCTTTCAAGCATCGTTGAAGGGCAAGAGATTTCTCTAAGTAAGGAATTCATTAACCAGCATCGTGATATCGGCATGGTTGGTCATGTATACAAAATTAACGGAGAAATGATAGAAAACTCTACCGAAGACCAGGTATCCTCTATGATTGTCAATATGATTCAACTACGTGGATTATAA
- the LFT1 gene encoding Lft1p (CAGL0E04268g~Ortholog(s) have clathrin-coated vesicle localization): MDNEARGEQQLEDLIRQLPSVPKASHSEVDLRDDLTLYNLLDQAEHGRKLMNYIVSTTSSESETVFKLEKLRHREHQLARTWFDEEKRGTVKISSAMLQIETPIVFSWSNQGDSETSSPVIEKPESPSQFRNISKTKELTTNQKLLNSASLAAKEKKVPTFENSIIEDNYFHDNTIDNLATQSSNSERNTSKEWKRSSFKVDPLQEFVATELPKLKKKSDEEVKGKKAKKKGLLWFWGSSKHKDKGKHSSKHTRTKDANLETHDNIESIDNENEAHNNVSEEDVWDFDMSQDFGEGDESNEVIGLGIQGDIKSIKSAGTSVKNNINDIDLLGYGNSNEADEVSMPSQTKLSTLEKPPGMEVLHIKDNPGMKSELNNIAGDVGKVQDHVIKASDDDGDDDDDDDDFGDFQQVVDESASIATSGNLASTQFPIISSSNHTVTPALTSFVPLQPKKK, from the coding sequence ATGGATAATGAAGCAAGAGGAGAACAACAGTTGGAGGACCTTATAAGACAATTACCATCTGTACCGAAAGCAAGCCATTCTGAGGTTGATTTGAGAGACGATCTCACACTGTACAACTTATTAGATCAAGCTGAACATGGGAGGAAGCTTATGAATTATATTGTCTCCACTACTAGTTCTGAATCCGAGACTGTATTTAAATTAGAAAAACTGCGACATAGAGAGCACCAGCTGGCGAGGACCTGGTTTGATGAGGAGAAGAGAGGAACCGTTAAAATCTCATCAGCGATGCTCCAAATCGAGACTCCAATAGTGTTTTCATGGAGCAATCAAGGTGACAGTGAAACAAGCTCACCAGTAATTGAGAAACCTGAGTCACCCTCGCAATTCAGGAATATTTCTAAAACCAAAGAATTAACCACAAATCAAAAGTTACTAAACTCTGCTTCGTTGGCCgctaaagaaaaaaaagtacCTACCTTTGAGAACTCAATAATCGAGGATAACTACTTCCATGACAACACTATAGACAATCTAGCAACACAATCTTCTAATTCAGAGCGTAATACCAGCAAGGAATGGAAAAGAAGCTCATTTAAAGTGGATCCATTACAAGAATTTGTTGCAACAGAACTtccaaaattgaaaaaaaaatcagatGAGGAAGTTAAAGGCAAGAAAgccaaaaagaaaggtCTACTATGGTTTTGGGGTAGCAGTAAACACAAGGATAAGGGTAAGCATTCAAGTAAACATACTAGAACCAAAGATGCTAATTTAGAAACTCACGATAACATCGAAAGCATAGACAATGAAAACGAAGCGCATAATAATGTCAGCGAAGAAGATGTTTGGGACTTTGATATGAGTCAAGACTTTGGGGAAGGGGACGAATCTAACGAGGTTATTGGGTTGGGAATCCAAGGCGATATCAAATCTATTAAAAGTGCAGGCACATCggttaaaaataatattaatgatattgatcTTTTGGGTTACGGTAACAGTAATGAAGCTGATGAAGTAAGTATGCCATCACAGACCAAGTTATCAACATTGGAGAAGCCTCCTGGTATGGAGGTTTTACATATTAAGGATAACCCTGGAATGAAGAGTGAACTCAATAATATTGCTGGTGATGTAGGTAAGGTCCAGGACCACGTAATAAAAGCAagtgatgatgatggtgatgatgatgatgatgatgatgattttgGTGATTTCCAACAGGTAGTAGATGAAAGTGCATCCATAGCTACTTCTGGTAATCTGGCATCGACACAGTTTCCGATCATATCGTCGTCAAACCACACTGTCACACCAGCGCTTACATCATTTGTACCGCTTCAGcccaaaaagaaataa
- the YMD8 gene encoding Ymd8p (CAGL0E04290g~Ortholog(s) have role in UDP-glucose transport and COPI-coated vesicle, Golgi apparatus localization), translating to MYKTILLLITGWYVCSIGLMLYNKWIFDPQRGLGIAYPIGLTGCHQLILWCISSVYLRYTKARKERRARELDSEENAIIANNNEPIVDVETLEREKRQLFWRFILPTAIFSAGDIGLGNMSLRYVPLTIHIIIKSSSITFVLLFSCLFKIERFHWRLFVIVFVMFAGVVMMVYKPINDDSNTNKDGSETSSASFYFGCVLVLLSSCLSGLRWVYTQLILRNQTNTREVEKLDDNVSDYIENKSTDSSSERCEVNVPGQSVIQESITKKPATPENKNNPIRTINKLSPVMALFLFLTSLAVEQPYRHLFSTNFSVKHVFLAIFGLMVLPGLGVFTFTLCEFSILGKTKVLTLSIAGVVKEVLTIIFSMLILHERLHGILNWVGMVIILLDVTYYNYFRYKQKMQEDYVRLEAPAAGFEDKYMGNRRPLETDSMTEIPPYSITSDNTFQEYEMNKIIK from the coding sequence ATGTACAAGACAATACTTCTTTTAATTACTGGTTGGTATGTTTGTTCCATTGGCCTAATGCTATACAACAAATGGATATTTGACCCACAAAGAGGTCTTGGTATTGCGTATCCAATAGGTTTGACTGGGTGCCACCAACTAATTCTATGGTGTATCTCGTCCGTATATCTTAGATATACTAAGGCTCGTAAGGAAAGGAGGGCGAGGGAGCTAGATTCAGAAGAAAATGCGATTATTGctaataataatgaacCCATAGTAGATGTGGAAACGCtggaaagagaaaagagaCAGTTATTCTGGCGATTCATACTGCCGACAGCCATTTTTTCAGCTGGTGATATAGGTTTAGGTAATATGTCCTTGAGATATGTTCCATTGACTATCCACATAATCATCAAATCATCGAGTATAACATTTGTCTTACTTTTCAGTTGTCTTTTCAAAATAGAGAGATTTCACTGGCGATTATTTGTGATTGTCTTTGTCATGTTTGCCGGTGTTGTCATGATGGTCTATAAGCCTATCAATGACGACTCTAACACTAATAAAGATGGATCTGAAACCAGCTCTGCGTCCTTCTACTTCGGTTGTGTTCTAGTACTGTTAAGTAGTTGCCTTTCCGGCTTGAGATGGGTTTATACGCAATTGATTTTGAGAAACCAAACCAACACTCGCGAGGTCGAGAAACTAGACGATAATGTCTCAGATTACATAGAGAATAAATCCACCGATAGCTCTTCAGAAAGATGTGAGGTAAACGTCCCTGGGCAGTCAGTAATACAGGAGAGCATTACGAAAAAGCCAGCTACTCCtgagaacaagaacaatCCAATACGTACCATCAACAAGCTTTCGCCTGTAATGGCCTTGTTCTTATTTCTTACATCCCTGGCGGTGGAACAACCTTATAGGCATCTCTTCAGCACTAATTTCAGTGTCAAGCATGTCTTCCTAGCAATTTTTGGGCTGATGGTTTTACCGGGCTTAGGTGTGTTTACATTTACATTGTGTGAGTTTAGCATATTAGGGAAGACTAAAGTACTTACATTGAGTATTGCTGGTGTGGTGAAGGAAGTGCTAACGATAATTTTCAGTATGCTGATATTACATGAAAGGCTACATGGTATCCTAAATTGGGTCGGGATGGTTATAATTCTGCTGGACGTGACGTATTACAATTATTTCAGATACAAGCAGAAAATGCAAGAGGACTATGTCCGACTTGAGGCCCCGGCAGCAGGGTTTGAGGACAAGTACATGGGCAATAGAAGGCCGCTAGAGACGGACTCCATGACGGAGATTCCTCCTTACTCTATCACTTCTGATAATACTTTCCAAGAGTACGAAATgaacaaaataattaaataa
- a CDS encoding C2H2-type zinc finger protein (CAGL0E04312g~Ortholog(s) have RNA polymerase II core promoter proximal region sequence-specific DNA binding, transcriptional activator activity, RNA polymerase II core promoter proximal region sequence-specific binding activity), whose translation MPSFSLLRPRETSLWKAVKNLIDAIIVPDSGKDALPVEPAGVSAAPAKAAMSAMSAKPTRKYRRNKKVADDSRSTKSRDSLDNASTMFPKISYNGDISLGTAKPCALDMNSMNGSGFNFTFNSNDVIETNFDMMQLQLPDFPQQPQQDFAIHNDLNINLPVQPEVQVKQEPKPVDSITSIKKDTKAKSETLDDDEKEFVCHYCDAKFRIRGYLTRHIKKHAIEKAYHCPFYNGQEVPSKRCHNSGGFSRRDTYKTHMKARHLIYPEGVNFASRNESSGHCAKCGGFIAKAATYVEDHIESGQCPALPAGYYSESLRRTSKSASKSATPASISSQSVSPTTIPASLPTNYQKKRRNKMKKITTSNGTTRYVSTLQSWVEPKVLENKDALEAMAIVASETGRNDVFTTLDDNKILMDSQYYVAKSGSRQNSTRKNSDKTIKQNSRQRNSTGKPDNGNGLVTPEYGYEQIKQGSRSNSNSKGVNLHIAPPNMGVKLEHADNMLASPATSISTGVMNSISPISNSAMDSSSTHSSYASSLNDNCGINTTQKMQHTQTSNILPNNDMANAGPDFSNLVDLDKIGFDAMLALCPVNNDQENYKEDKNFMLSNMQASGNRINFPADIETNLNKSAADIQLGNTSMRPQNFDTQHFPREHMVVADVDPTNAGLMSDLHVKENQKYMQYYQQFFSMN comes from the coding sequence ATGCCGTCGTTTTCGTTGCTTAGACCAAGGGAGACATCTCTTTGGAAGGCGGtgaagaacttgatagACGCTATCATTGTTCCTGATTCAGGGAAGGATGCGTTGCCTGTGGAGCCAGCGGGTGTGAGTGCAGCGCCTGCGAAGGCTGCGATGTCTGCGATGTCTGCGAAGCCTACTAGAAAGTATAGGAGAAACAAGAAGGTTGCTGACGACTCTAGAAGCACTAAATCGCGTGATTCCTTGGATAACGCTTCTACGATGTTCCCAAAGATCTCTTATAATGGGGACATCAGCCTGGGTACAGCCAAGCCTTGTGCTCTAGACATGAACTCTATGAATGGCTCCGGGTTCAACTTCACTTTCAACTCAAACGATGTCATAGAGACCAATTTCGATATGATGCAGCTGCAACTACCTGATTTCCCACAACAGCCACAACAAGATTTTGCTATACACAACGACTTAAACATTAACTTGCCCGTGCAACCTGAAGTACAAGTCAAACAGGAACCTAAGCCAGTGGACAGCATCACCAGCATCAAGAAAGACACTAAGGCTAAATCTGAGACTTTGGACGATGATGAGAAGGAGTTTGTTTGTCACTACTGTGATGCTAAGTTCAGGATAAGAGGATATTTAACAAGGCATATCAAAAAACACGCCATAGAAAAGGCCTACCATTGTCCCTTCTACAACGGCCAGGAAGTGCCATCAAAGAGATGTCACAACTCTGGTGGTTTCAGCAGACGTGACACATATAAGACACACATGAAGGCTCGCCATTTGATTTACCCAGAAGGTGTAAACTTCGCCTCCAGAAATGAATCTTCCGGTCACTGTGCCAAATGCGGAGGTTTTATCGCCAAGGCGGCCACCTACGTGGAAGATCATATTGAATCTGGACAATGTCCAGCACTACCAGCTGGATACTACTCGGAGAGCTTAAGAAGAACCTCCAAGAGTGCTTCTAAATCTGCAACACCAGCAAGCATTTCATCACAATCCGTTTCTCCTACCACTATTCCAGCCAGCTTGCCAacaaattatcaaaagaagagaagaaataagatgaagaagatcacAACATCGAATGGTACTACTAGATACGTATCGACACTACAAAGTTGGGTGGAACCAAAAGTATTGGAGAACAAAGATGCCTTGGAAGCTATGGCTATCGTAGCTTCTGAAACTGGTAGAAATGATGTTTTCACTACATTGGATgacaataaaatattaatggACTCCCAATATTATGTAGCCAAATCAGGTTCAAGACAGAACTCAACCCGCAAAAACTCTGATAAGACCataaaacaaaattctAGACAGAGAAACAGCACTGGCAAACCTGATAATGGGAATGGACTTGTAACTCCAGAATATGGCTATGAACAAATAAAACAAGGAAGTCGGAGCAACAGCAATAGTAAGGGCGTGAACTTACATATTGCACCTCCAAACATGGGAGTTAAATTAGAGCACGCCGACAACATGCTTGCTTCTCCTGCTACATCTATCTCTACTGGTGTTATGAATAGCATATCACCTATATCTAACTCAGCCATGGATTCCTCCAGTACTCATTCTTCTTATGCTTCTTCACTGAATGATAATTGTGGTATCAACACGACACAGAAAATGCAACATACCCAAACATCAAACATTCTGCCAAATAATGACATGGCAAATGCTGGCCCTGATTTCAGTAATCTAGTTGATCTAGATAAGATAGGTTTTGATGCCATGCTTGCTCTTTGTCCAGTAAACAATGACCAAGAGAATTATAAAGAGGACAAAAACTTCATGTTAAGCAATATGCAGGCATCTGGCAACAGAATAAATTTTCCAGCGGATATTGAAACGAATTTAAACAAGTCCGCAGCAGACATACAACTCGGCAATACCTCAATGAGGCcacaaaattttgatacACAGCACTTTCCAAGAGAGCATATGGTAGTTGCTGATGTTGATCCCACCAATGCTGGGTTGATGTCAGATTTGCACGtcaaagaaaatcaaaaatatatgcaATATTACCAACAGTTTTTCAGCATGAATTGA